One window of the Eucalyptus grandis isolate ANBG69807.140 chromosome 6, ASM1654582v1, whole genome shotgun sequence genome contains the following:
- the LOC104449435 gene encoding elongator complex protein 5 — protein sequence MAESICRALRDGALEGEHAPALTIKDSINAPLGFDVFAHVLAQLSSHILAGKSQSRGLVLVAFTRSPSFYVDLLKERGLEVNSSRKWIQILDCYSDPHGWKDRIMGQGKVDDATKEASGVSRLCKDVKDMDKLCSLAIELGKGLLGEGKGRFSFALDSVNEMLRYASVHSVARVLSDLRSHDLASCVFWLLHSDLLEDKVAAVFDYMSSMVASLESAIPASNGLRISLENLSLTEQNFRRAKFSVRFKRRNGRVRLMSEEVSIERSGITFSSVSTDGGTMGGSLLPKVQFNLQLSEKEQMDKAKVVLPFEHQGNGEPIEIYDGRRSLADKNNEVAGTMQMKDSSKGEIIYLRDSDDEMPDSDEDPDDDLDI from the exons ATGGCGGAATCTATTTGCAGAGCTCTGCGAGACGGCGCGTTGGAAGGCGAGCACGCGCCGGCTCTCACCATCAAGGACTCGATCAACGCGCCGCTCGGTTTCGACGTTTTCGCCCACGTCCTCGCTCAGCTCTCCTCCCACATTTTGGCGGGAAAGTCCCAGTCGAG AGGGCTCGTGCTGGTCGCTTTCACCCGAAGCCCGTCGTTTTACGTGGATTTGCTGAAGGAAAGAGGTCTTGAAGTTAACTCGTCTCGGAAATG GATTCAGATCTTGGATTGTTATTCAGATCCCCACGGTTGGAAGGATCGCATTATGGGACAAGGAAAAGTCGATGATGCTACTAAGGAAGCTTCCGGTGTGTCCAGACTTTGTAAGGATGTGAAGGACATGGATAAGTTGTGTTCTTTAGCTATTGAGCTGGGGAAAG GCTTGCTTGGAGAAGGGAAAGGTCGTTTCTCTTTTGCATTGGACTCG GTGAATGAGATGTTGAGGTATGCATCTGTACACTCAGTTGCACGTGTTCTCAGCGACCTTCGGAGCCATG ATCTGGCTTCCTGTGTCTTCTGGTTGTTGCACTCAGACCTTCTTGAAGACAAGGTTGCTGCTGTTTTTGATTACATGTCCTCTATGGTGGCCAGCTTAGAATCTGCAATTCCCGCTTCCAATGGACTGAGGATCTCCTTGGAAAATTTATCTTTGACGGAACAGAATTTTAGAAGGGCAAAGTTTTCTGTCCGTTTTAAGCGCCGGAATGGTCGTGTGCGGCTGATg AGTGAAGAAGTTAGTATTGAAAGGTCTGGCATCACTTTTTCATCTGTTTCGACTGATGGTGGAACTATGGGCGGAAGCCTTTTGCCTAAG GTGCAATTTAACCTACAGCTGTCAGAGAAGGAGCAGATGGATAAAGCAAAGGTGGTACTTCCATTTGAACACCAAG GAAATGGAGAACCGATTGAGATATATGATGGTCGGAGATCTCTTGCCGACAAAAATAATGAGGTGGCTGGAACAATGCAAATGAAGGATTCTAGCAAGGGTGAGATAATTTATCTTCGGGATTCAGATGATGAGATGCCAGATTCCGATGAAGACCCTGATGATGATTTAGATATATGA